The following coding sequences are from one Prionailurus viverrinus isolate Anna chromosome D2, UM_Priviv_1.0, whole genome shotgun sequence window:
- the DEPP1 gene encoding protein DEPP1, with translation MRSRLLVPVAHLPTIRETSEEMPPGGPGQEPLASPSLDDYVKSICQLAQPTSVLDAATARAQLGRPPQPAQAFETSCPTESLRDITTRFSGQQPAPPRDGAADPLDWLYGESQEKQPSRRDPPRRTGSSADPWGPQRQMDGGKARGTPGGRLCGARVQGHSLARPSRDRHQGSWPSKPLCGTAASPPPPRHGSTLRTLYLHLPVIHEL, from the coding sequence ATGAGGTCCCGGCTACTGGTTCCTGTGGCCCACTTGCCCACGATTCGGGAGACCTCAGAGGAGATGCCGCCCGGGGGCCCTGGGCAGGAACCCCTGGCCTCCCCCAGCCTGGATGACTATGTGAAGTCCATTTGTCAGCTGGCACAGCCCACTTCAGTGCTGGACGCGGCCACAGCCAGGGCCCAACTCGGCAGACCGCCCCAGCCAGCCCAGGCCTTCGAGACGAGCTGCCCTACTGAGTCCCTACGGGACATTACTACCCGCTTCAGTGGCCAGCAGCCTGCACCGCCCAGGGATGGTGCTGCTGACCCCCTGGACTGGCTGTATGGGGAGTCCCAGGAAAAGCAGCCAAGTAGGAGGGACCCACCGAGGCGGACTGGCTCCTCTGCTGACCCCTGGGGTCCACAGAGACAGATGGATGGTGGCAAGGCCCGAGGGACCCCCGGAGGGAGACTCTGTGGCGCCAGGGTGCAGGGGCACTCTCTGGCAAGGCCCTCAAGGGACCGGCACCAGGGCTCCTGGCCTTCCAAGCCACTCTGTGGGACCgcagcctcccccccacccccccgccacggCAGCACCCTCAGAACTCTCTATTTGCACCTCCCAGTGATCCATGAACTCTGA